A genomic window from Lotus japonicus ecotype B-129 chromosome 1, LjGifu_v1.2 includes:
- the LOC130734602 gene encoding GDSL esterase/lipase At1g29670-like — protein MPCETKTWLFLPLLLLVANCMQHSVHGKPEVPCLFIFGDSLSDNGNNNNLVTSTKSNYKPYGIDFPTGPTGRFTNGPTTVDIISQLLGFENFIPPFANTSDSDILKGVNYASAAAGIRVESGTHMGADISLAVQFANHIAIVSKIAAKLGGFHKAAKHLNKCLYYVNIGNNDYINNYFLPEIYPTSHFYTPERYAKVLIDQLSLYLQGLQDFGARKYVLVGMGLIGCTPNAISTRGTNGACVEEENAAAIIFNNKLKSSVQKFNHKFSADSKFIFINSTAGSLGNSLGFKVLNASCCKTGAHGLCIRDQIPCQNRNEYIFWDEFHPTKAANIFTAFASYNASNPAFTYPIDIKHLVQSF, from the exons atGCCTTGTGAGACTAAGACATGGttatttcttcctcttcttctcttgGTTGCAAACTGCATGCAACATTCTGTCCATGGAAAACCCGAAGTACCTTGCCTCTTTATCTTTGGTGACTCTCTGTCTGATAATGGAAACAACAACAACCTTGTAACATCTACAAAATCCAATTACAAACCATATGGCATCGATTTTCCAACAGGTCCAACTGGAAGATTTACAAACGGACCAACTACAGTTGACATAATTA GCCAACTGCTGGGATTTGAGAATTTCATCCCACCATTTGCAAACACTAGTGACTCAGACATACTGAAAGGTGTGAACTATGCATCCGCTGCAGCTGGAATTCGCGTTGAGAGCGGCACACACATG GGTGCTGATATCAGTTTGGCCGTACAATTTGCAAACCATATAGCTATAGTTTCCAAAATTGCAGCCAAACTTGGAGGTTTTCACAAAGCAGCAAAACATCTTAACAAGTGCTTGTATTATGTGAATATAGGCAACAATGATTACATAAACAACTATTTCCTTCCAGAGATCTACCCAACAAGCCACTTCTATACTCCAGAGCGGTATGCCAAAGTTCTTATTGACCAATTATCTCTATATTTAcag GGTCTCCAGGATTTTGGGGCAAGAAAATACGTGCTGGTTGGGATGGGACTTATAGGTTGCACTCCAAATGCCATTTCTACTCGTGGGACAAATGGAGCTTGTGTTGAAGAGGAGAATGCTGCTGCAATCATATTTAACAACAAGCTTAAATCTTCTGTGCAAAAATTCAATCACAAGTTCTCTGCTGATTCTAAATTCATCTTCATAAACAGTACAGCTGGATCCCTTGGCAATTCACttg GTTTCAAAGTTTTGAATGCAAGCTGCTGCAAAACAGGGGCACATGGACTTTGTATTCGTGATCAAATTCCATGCCAGAATAGGAATGAGTATATTTTCTGGGATGAATTCCATCCTACAAAAGCTGCCAACATATTCACTGCATTTGCTTCATATAATGCTTCTAATCCAGCCTTCACTTATCCAATCGATATCAAGCACCTTGTTCAGTCGTTTTAG